The following are encoded in a window of Rissa tridactyla isolate bRisTri1 chromosome 3, bRisTri1.patW.cur.20221130, whole genome shotgun sequence genomic DNA:
- the LOC128907275 gene encoding pantetheinase-like has protein sequence MLPSQPLLHTAVFALAALQALASDTFIAAIYEHAVILPDATDEPVSPDDALALMNKNMDVLEGAIKEAAQQGAHIIVTPEDGIYGWRFTREAIYPYLEDIPDPAVNWVPCTDPTRFAPAPVQERLSCMARNNSIYVVANVGDKKPCNASDPSCPSDGRYQYNTDVVFDPEGKLVARYHKHNLFMSEALFFNYPKEPEAVTFETPFGKFGIFTCFDILFREPAVVLVSELQVDTVLFPTAWMNVLPFLTAVEFHSAWAMGMRVNFLAANTHHTNLSMTGSGIYAPDGARTYYYNMKTEDGRLLVAKLDSHPRLSPASPPAVSWSSYASSVKRFSPNDHDFEGLIFHDKFTFTELTKPEGNITVCQKDLCCHLNYKMVGKREDEVYVLGAFDGLHVVEGQYYLQICTLLKCQSTDRNTCGQPVETAQTKFEMFSLSGTFGTNYVFPEVLYSGVELAPGEFEVLNDGRLMSKTRPTKPVITVTLFGRWYEKDHLK, from the exons AtgctcccttcccagcctctcctgcaCACTGCGGTGTTTGCGCTCGCAGCCCTTCAGGCCCTGGCCTCCGACACCTTCATTGCAGCCATCTACGAGCATGCTGTCATCCTGCCAGATGCCACTGACGAGCCTGTTTCTCCCGATGATGCTTTGGCCCTGATGAACAAAAACATGGATGTCTTGGAAGGGGCCATCAAGGAAGCCGCCCAGCAG GGTGCCCACATCATTGTGACTCCTGAAGACGGCATTTATGGCTGGCGTTTCACCAGAGAAGCCATCTACCCCTACCTGGAGGATATCCCTGATCCGGCGGTGAACTGGGTTCCCTGTACCGACCCCACAAG ATTTGCTCCAGCTCCAGTGCAGGAACGACTCAGCTGCATGGCCAGGAATAACTCCATCTATGTGGTTGCGAACGTGGGGGACAAGAAGCCGTGTAACGCCAGTGATCCCAGCTGCCCCAGCGACGGTCGCTATCAGTACAACACTGATGTCGTCTTTGACCCAGAGGGCAAACTGGTGGCTCGTTACCACAAG CATAATCTCTTTATGTCAGAAGCTCTGTTTTTTAATTACCCAAAAGAGCCAGAAGCTGTCACCTTTGAGACTCCCTTTGGGAAGTTTGGCATTTTCACGTGCTTTGACATCCTTTTCCGGGAGCCTGCCGTGGTCCTGGTGAGTGAGCTGCAGGTGGACACCGTGCTCTTCCCAACAGCATGGATGAACGTCCTGCCATTTCTGACTGCAGTTGAGTTTCACTCTGCCTGGGCTATGGGCATGCGTGTCAACTTCTTAGCCGCCAATACACACCATACCAATTTGTCTATGACAG GGAGCGGCATTTATGCACCAGACGGAGCCAGAACGTACTACTACAATATGAAAACTGAGGATGGTCGCCTCCTAGTTGCTAAACTAGATTCACACCCTCGCCTTTCTCCCGCCTCCCCGCCTGCTGTCAGCTGGAGCTCATATGCTTCGAGTGTCAAAAGATTCTCACCAAATGACCATGATTTTGAAGGACTCATCTTCCATGACAAGTTCACTTTCACTGAGCTCACTAAGCCTGAGGGGAATATCACCGTTTGCCAGAAGGACCTCTGCTGTCACTTGAACTACAAGATGGTAGGGAAACGAGAAGACGAAGTTTATGTGCTAGGTGCTTTTGATGGGCTTCATGTCGTTGAAGGACAATACTACCTGCAG ATCTGCACGCTGCTCAAGTGCCAGAGCACGGACCGGAACACGTGTGGGCAGCCGGTGGAGACGGCTCAGACCAAGTTTGAGATGTTCTCCCTCAGCGGCACGTTTGGCACTAACTACGTCTTTCCAGAAGTCTTGTACAGCGGGGTAGAGCTGGCCCCCGGGGAGTTCGAG GTATTGAATGATGGGCGCTTGATGAGCAAGACAAGACCAACAAAACCAGTCATCACTGTGACGCTTTTTGGACGGTGGTATGAAAAGGATCATCTGAAATGA
- the LOC128907274 gene encoding pantetheinase-like isoform X2 translates to MLPSQPLLHAAVFALAVLQALASNTFIAAVYEHAVILPDATDEPVSPDDALALMNKNMDVLEGAIKEAAQQGAHIIVTPEDGIYGWRFTREAIYPYLEDIPDPAVNWVPCTDPTRFAPAPVQERLSCMARNNSIYVVANMGDKKPCNASDPSCPSDGRYQYNTDVVFDPEGKLVARYHKYNLFRRETQFNYPKEPEAVTFETPFGKFGIFTCFDILFREPAVVLVSELQVDTVLFPTAWMNVLPFLTAVEFHSAWAMGMGVNLLSANTHNINLAMTGSGLFTPEGPLAYHYDSRTEEGCLLLAELSARPRLSPTYPPAVNWSSYATSIKKFPEGNDTFSGAVRRDIFTFSELRCKAGNYTVCQGDLCCHLVYQMSNKSKDEVYVLGAFDGLHGSLIKYHWQICTLLKCQSTDRNTCGQPVETAQTKFEMFSLSGTFGTNYVFPEVLYSGVELAPGEFEVLRDGRLKSKHGTSKPLLTATLFGRLYEKDLPHPLRTSP, encoded by the exons AtgctcccttcccagcctctcctgcaCGCTGCGGTGTTTGCGCTCGCAGTCCTTCAGGCCCTGGCCTCCAACACCTTCATTGCAGCCGTCTACGAGCATGCCGTCATCCTGCCAGATGCCACTGACGAGCCTGTTTCTCCCGATGATGCTTTGGCCCTGATGAACAAAAACATGGATGTCTTGGAAGGGGCCATCAAGGAAGCCGCCCAGCAG GGTGCCCACATCATTGTGACTCCTGAAGACGGCATTTATGGCTGGCGTTTCACCAGAGAAGCCATCTACCCCTACCTGGAGGATATCCCTGATCCGGCGGTGAACTGGGTTCCCTGTACCGACCCCACAAG ATTTGCTCCAGCTCCAGTGCAGGAACGACTCAGCTGCATGGCCAGGAATAACTCCATCTATGTGGTTGCGAACATGGGGGACAAGAAGCCGTGTAACGCCAGTGATCCCAGCTGCCCCAGCGACGGTCGCTATCAGTACAACACTGATGTCGTCTTTGACCCAGAGGGCAAACTGGTGGCTCGTTACCACAAG TACAACCTGTTCAGAAGAGAAACTCAGTTTAATTACCCGAAAGAGCCGGAAGCTGTCACCTTTGAGACTCCCTTTGGGAAGTTCGGCATTTTCACGTGCTTCGACATCCTTTTCCGGGAGCCTGCCGTGGTCCTGGTGAGCGAGTTGCAGGTGGACACCGTGCTCTTCCCAACGGCGTGGATGAACGTCCTGCCGTTTCTGACCGCGGTTGAGTTTCACTCTGCCTGGGCTATGGGCATGGGCGTCAATTTGCTTTCAGCAAATACGCACAACATCAACTTGGCAATGACAG GCAGCGGGCTGTTCACGCCGGAGGGACCCCTTGCCTACCATTATGAcagcaggacagaggagggatgTCTCCTGCTAGCGGAGCTGAGCGCACGCCCCCGTCTCTCCCCCACCTACCCCCCTGCTGTCAACTGGAGCTCGTACGCCACAAGCATCAAGAAATTTCCAGAAGGAAATGACACTTTTTCGGGAGCTGTTCGGCGGGACATATTCACTTTCAGTGAACTCAGGTGCAAAGCTGGAAATTACACGGTTTGCCAAGGAGACCTCTGCTGTCATTTGGTCTATCAGATGTCAAACAAGAGCAAAGACGAAGTTTATGTCCTGGGTGCGTTTGATGGCCTTCATGGTTCTCTCATAAAGTACCATTGGCAG ATCTGCACGCTGCTCAAGTGCCAGAGCACGGACAGGAACACGTGTGGGCAGCCGGTGGAGACGGCTCAGACCAAGTTTGAGATGTTCTCCCTCAGCGGCACGTTTGGCACTAACTACGTCTTTCCAGAAGTCTTGTACAGCGGAGTAGAGCTGGCCCCCGGGGAGTTCGAG GTGCTACGTGATGGACGTTTGAAAAGTAAGCACGGCACATCGAAACCGCTCTTAACAGCGACACTTTTTGGAAGGCTTTATGAAAAGGACCTGCCGCATCCTCTGCGAACCTCCCCGTAA
- the LOC128907274 gene encoding pantetheinase-like isoform X1, producing MIPALNLELRGTTMLPSQPLLHAAVFALAVLQALASNTFIAAVYEHAVILPDATDEPVSPDDALALMNKNMDVLEGAIKEAAQQGAHIIVTPEDGIYGWRFTREAIYPYLEDIPDPAVNWVPCTDPTRFAPAPVQERLSCMARNNSIYVVANMGDKKPCNASDPSCPSDGRYQYNTDVVFDPEGKLVARYHKYNLFRRETQFNYPKEPEAVTFETPFGKFGIFTCFDILFREPAVVLVSELQVDTVLFPTAWMNVLPFLTAVEFHSAWAMGMGVNLLSANTHNINLAMTGSGLFTPEGPLAYHYDSRTEEGCLLLAELSARPRLSPTYPPAVNWSSYATSIKKFPEGNDTFSGAVRRDIFTFSELRCKAGNYTVCQGDLCCHLVYQMSNKSKDEVYVLGAFDGLHGSLIKYHWQICTLLKCQSTDRNTCGQPVETAQTKFEMFSLSGTFGTNYVFPEVLYSGVELAPGEFEVLRDGRLKSKHGTSKPLLTATLFGRLYEKDLPHPLRTSP from the exons ATGATCCCAGCCCTGAATCTG GAGCTGCGAGGCACAACCAtgctcccttcccagcctctcctgcaCGCTGCGGTGTTTGCGCTCGCAGTCCTTCAGGCCCTGGCCTCCAACACCTTCATTGCAGCCGTCTACGAGCATGCCGTCATCCTGCCAGATGCCACTGACGAGCCTGTTTCTCCCGATGATGCTTTGGCCCTGATGAACAAAAACATGGATGTCTTGGAAGGGGCCATCAAGGAAGCCGCCCAGCAG GGTGCCCACATCATTGTGACTCCTGAAGACGGCATTTATGGCTGGCGTTTCACCAGAGAAGCCATCTACCCCTACCTGGAGGATATCCCTGATCCGGCGGTGAACTGGGTTCCCTGTACCGACCCCACAAG ATTTGCTCCAGCTCCAGTGCAGGAACGACTCAGCTGCATGGCCAGGAATAACTCCATCTATGTGGTTGCGAACATGGGGGACAAGAAGCCGTGTAACGCCAGTGATCCCAGCTGCCCCAGCGACGGTCGCTATCAGTACAACACTGATGTCGTCTTTGACCCAGAGGGCAAACTGGTGGCTCGTTACCACAAG TACAACCTGTTCAGAAGAGAAACTCAGTTTAATTACCCGAAAGAGCCGGAAGCTGTCACCTTTGAGACTCCCTTTGGGAAGTTCGGCATTTTCACGTGCTTCGACATCCTTTTCCGGGAGCCTGCCGTGGTCCTGGTGAGCGAGTTGCAGGTGGACACCGTGCTCTTCCCAACGGCGTGGATGAACGTCCTGCCGTTTCTGACCGCGGTTGAGTTTCACTCTGCCTGGGCTATGGGCATGGGCGTCAATTTGCTTTCAGCAAATACGCACAACATCAACTTGGCAATGACAG GCAGCGGGCTGTTCACGCCGGAGGGACCCCTTGCCTACCATTATGAcagcaggacagaggagggatgTCTCCTGCTAGCGGAGCTGAGCGCACGCCCCCGTCTCTCCCCCACCTACCCCCCTGCTGTCAACTGGAGCTCGTACGCCACAAGCATCAAGAAATTTCCAGAAGGAAATGACACTTTTTCGGGAGCTGTTCGGCGGGACATATTCACTTTCAGTGAACTCAGGTGCAAAGCTGGAAATTACACGGTTTGCCAAGGAGACCTCTGCTGTCATTTGGTCTATCAGATGTCAAACAAGAGCAAAGACGAAGTTTATGTCCTGGGTGCGTTTGATGGCCTTCATGGTTCTCTCATAAAGTACCATTGGCAG ATCTGCACGCTGCTCAAGTGCCAGAGCACGGACAGGAACACGTGTGGGCAGCCGGTGGAGACGGCTCAGACCAAGTTTGAGATGTTCTCCCTCAGCGGCACGTTTGGCACTAACTACGTCTTTCCAGAAGTCTTGTACAGCGGAGTAGAGCTGGCCCCCGGGGAGTTCGAG GTGCTACGTGATGGACGTTTGAAAAGTAAGCACGGCACATCGAAACCGCTCTTAACAGCGACACTTTTTGGAAGGCTTTATGAAAAGGACCTGCCGCATCCTCTGCGAACCTCCCCGTAA